The following coding sequences are from one Drosophila gunungcola strain Sukarami chromosome 3L unlocalized genomic scaffold, Dgunungcola_SK_2 000014F, whole genome shotgun sequence window:
- the LOC128260107 gene encoding uncharacterized protein LOC128260107: MITGPEARQTHRLLDLKKQQWAKEEEIARMDEMYHHQHTSHHKIERTSIRTYYSNLDLSQTSTSNQTSSHSRRNQGPDMQLILRQPEYRHGNQAYMNQLERYIDDLDADADADFEDEDESMYRRTRRGSYAPGMTSRQMQNPARYAELVPTSLQTAKGRMQNSRQEAQQHLKLQHQQLLLQQQQQQQHHHLQQQQQRLRSPSLPAIRQRVRHQEKTGKPTDIDPGNGPHRLNNPPGNAAGVGGGAGAGAGGGGGGGVGVQGPPGCQEEDTSGYLSDTPKNPHTPDIWFNDGASQIESISGMGSASVLDGGVGGVGAVGGGVAGCRRLRRSIQAGTAAAPMPAPIPIPMPIPHQPPPGNPLSKAYTIKGRRVPGQGYEPLAADGYMADGCCYMPAPPSSSNMSMSRDVSTSNTYQVHIGNPEQSDFYVHEQHERERARWANFNGGAGHQAAQQPPGWLTRGMHDLKDSEDDVQSMQSSSTYLRGQNAPLDAHTLAERMDKRRKAAEYHNAIKKQLHERELIRKWELERHRQEEQMEEERIRRQKQLEQERLDFERRTLMERDEAQQKKQQVMLDAIQKAEVAAKLEKQMKRLVRQPSKMSQETEEEESELLRVQSVEEEEEAGETGGVEPSPQEEEPSNTPRAAPSVVTEEKVLIGTPINLRRTVTKPIKIPKDSKKEEPKGQPSFLGEDKENMALLMQPATLIPLPVTSDIFGLQNAIGNLQIATYFMQQPMQKQPQTPGSYSKATMTHRTDTSIYTEDGYQAEKEEEEPLETARSGRTDLVTASGCFSPDSLEVDVAPVSIPEQDKLALIPLKTPLQLGNRNSSEELHHELGHQADVETQTELPLNCDLCLFHDNFYKVLLKREVSTTTTTQTSKSQTQPAKESAAEKDHETTTTTTTTTTTTFKAKSKDKDKDKGLKKSQGKDKDANKMDDRPKWGVNRPVVQYVKASDRDPFCLRKKKNHPSTAKPPRSLSMDSRLDSVAALPEDRLINLVGGPPSAAGEQEEEGFMLKARNVCTEILPIKTDDKGRIFLNFREASAIMNEDEIKDKLRQKYFNFGRILPRRSWASATQHTLPLPFGTVTTAPPQATLGVAVGVGVGDLADD, encoded by the exons ATGATTACGGGACCGGAGGCCAGGCAAACGCACAGGTTGTTGGACTTGAAGAAGCAGCAATGGGCCAAGGAAGAG GAAATAGCTCGCATGGACGAGATGTACCATCATCAGCACACCTCGCACCACAAGATTGAACGCACCTCGATTCGCACGTACTACTCCAACTTGGATCTCAGTCAGACCTCGACGTCCAATCAAACTTCCAGTCATTCGCGGCGAAACCAGGGTCCGGATATGCAACTGATCCTGCGCCAGCCGGAGTATCGGCATGGAAATCAGGCCTACATGAACCAGCTGGAGCGGTACATCGACGACCTGGATGCGGACGCCGATGCGGACttcgaggacgaggacgagtcCATGTACCGCAGGACCAGGCGGGGCAGCTATGCCCCCGGTATGACGTCCCGCCAGATGCAGAATCCCGCTCGCTACGCGGAACTGGTGCCCACATCCCTGCAAACCGCTAAGGGCAGGATGCAGAACTCGCGACAGGAGGCGCAGCAACACTTGAAGCTGCAGCACcagcaactgctgctgcagcaacagcagcaacagcagcaccaccatctccagcagcaacagcagcgccTGCGGAGTCCCAGTTTGCCAGCCATTCGGCAGAGGGTGAGGCACCAGGAAAAGACGGGCAAACCAACTGACATTGATCCCGGCAACGGGCCACATCGATTAAACAATCCCCCGGGCAACGCGGCAGGAGTGggcggaggagcaggagcgggagcgggagggggagggggagggggagttGGAGTCCAGGGACCTCCGGGTTGCCAGGAGGAAGACACCTCCGGCTATCTGAGCGATACGCCCAAGAATCCCCACACTCCCGACATTTGGTTCAACGACGGTGCGAGCCAAATCGAGAGCATAAGTGGCATGGGCAGTGCCAGTGTCCTGGATGGCGGCGTCGGTGGTGTAGGCGCCGtgggagggggcgtggccgggtGCCGACGCCTCCGCCGATCGATACAGGCGGGCACGGCAGCTGCACCAATGCCTGCACCAATTCCCATCCCCATGCCCATTCCACACCAACCACCCCCGGGAAATCCGCTGAGCAAGGCATACACCATCAAGGGACGACGTGTGCCAGGGCAGGGATACGAGCCACTCGCAGCCGATGGATACATGGCCGATGG CTGTTGTTATATGCCCGCCCCGCCCAGCTCGTCCAACATGAGCATGAGTCGCGACGTTTCCACCTCGAATACCTACCAGGTGCACATTGGCAATCCGGAGCAGAGTGACTTCTACGTGCACGAGCAGCACGAAAGGGAACGGGCCCGCTGGGCCAACTTCAATGGAGGAGCTGGCCATCAGGCGGCCCAACAGCCACCGGGATGGCTCACTCGCGGGATGCACGATCTCAAGGACAGCGAGGACGATGTGCAGTCCATGCAGTCATCCTCCACCTACTTGAGGGGTCAGAATGCCCCCCTGGATGCCCACACTCTGGCCGAGAGAATGGACAAGAGGCGCAAGGCAGCCGAGTACCACAATGCCATCAAGAAGCAACTTCACGAGAGGGAACTGATCCGGAAATGGGAACTGGAGCGCCATCGGCAGGAGGAACAGATGGAGGAGGAGCGCATTCGCAGGCAGAAGCAATTGGAGCAGGAGCGTCTCGATTTCGAGAGGCGAACTCTTATGGAACGCGACGAGGCCCAGCAGAAAAAGCAGCAAGTAATGCTGGATGCCATTCAAAAAGCCGAAGTGGCGGCCAAAttggaaaaacaaatgaagCGACTGGTGCGCCAACCCTCCAAAATGTCCCAGGAAACGGAAGAGGAGGAGTCGGAGCTTCTAAGGGTTCAATCCGTggaggaggaagaggaggCGGGTGAAACTGGAGGGGTGGAACCTTCACCCCAGGAAGAAGAACCCTCCAATACGCCACGAGCTGCCCCTTCAGTTGTCACCGAAGAAAAAGTCCTGATTGGCACACCCATCAACCTTCGACGCACTGTCACTAAGCCCATTAAAATACCCAAGGATTCCAAGAAGGAGGAACCAAAGGGGCAACCCTCTTTCTTGGGGGAAGATAAAGAAAACATGGCTCTGCTGATGCAACCAGCTACCCTCATTCCATTGCCAGTTACCAGCGATATTTTTGGACTCCAAAACGCCATTGGTAACCTACAGATAGCCACATACTTTATGCAGCAGCCCATGCAGAAACAGCCACAGACACCGGGTTCCTATTCGAAGGCCACGATGACCCATCGCACAGACACCTCGATTTACACCGAGGATGGTTACCAGGCGgaaaaggaggaggaggaaccTCTGGAGACTGCGAGATCGGGCAGAACGGACCTGGTCACCGCCAGTGGTTGCTTCTCTCCGGATTCCTTGGAGGTGGATGTGGCACCCGTTTCGATACCCGAACAAGACAAACTGGCACTGATACCACTCAAGACCCCGCTGCAACTGGGCAATCGAAACAGTTCCGAGGAACTGCATCACGAGTTGGGTCACCAGGCGGATGTGGAGACCCAAACAGAGCTGCCCCTCAACTGCGACCTCTGCCTGTTCCACGACAATTTCTACAAGGTCCTGCTCAAGAGGGAGGtctccaccaccaccaccacacaGACGTCCAAGTCTCAGACGCAGCCCGCTAAGGAGTCCGCTGCAGAGAAGGATCATGAGACCACAACTACCACAACCACCACCACAACAACCACATTCAAGGCCAAGAGCAAGGACAAAGACAAGGACAAGGGTCTGAAGAAGAGCCAGGGCAAGGACAAGGATGCCAACAAGATGGACGATCGACCAAAGTGGGGCGTCAATCGGCCGGTGGTCCAATATGTCAAGGCCAGCGATCGGGATCCATTCTGCCTGCGGAAGAAGAAAAACCACCCGAGCACGGCCAAGCCACCGAGATCCCTGTCCATGGACTCCCGTTTGGACAGTGTGGCGGCGCTTCCCGAAGATCGGCTCATCAACCTCGTCGGAGGACCTCCGTCAGCAGCTGGTGAACAGGAGGAGGAGGGCTTCATGCTCAAGGCCCGCAATGTCTGCACCGAAATTCTGCCCATCAAGACCGACGACAAGGGCCGCATTTTCCTCAACTTCCGCGAGGCCAGCGCCATCATGAACGAGGACGAGATCAAGGACAAGCTGCGCCAGAAGTACTTCAACTTTGGCCGGATCCTGCCCCGCAGAAGTTGGGCCTCGGCCACCCAGCACACCCTGCCCCTGCCCTTCGGCACGGTCACCACTGCTCCTCCACAGGCCACTTTGGGTGTGGcagtgggtgtgggtgtgggcgACCTGGCCGACGATTGA